The sequence below is a genomic window from Meles meles chromosome 3, mMelMel3.1 paternal haplotype, whole genome shotgun sequence.
GGTTTTCTTTAGTTTGCTTGGTTCCTGAAATTGAGTTCACATGTTTTTCATCCTCACTTTTTGCTTTTTCACTGGACTCTGATGAAGCAGAAAGAATTGAGGATGAACTTCCGGTTCTTCTCCAAGTGCTTACTCGAGGAAGGGATGATGAATGCTTGCTGTGCTCACGTTTCCAGGTTCCTGATCTATTAATCGGAAGTCTAGAAGGACTTTCAGAATGGGAGCGTGCTATATCATGGCGCTTTGCTGGTCTTCCATCATTATACTCTATGGTGGGACTGAGATTAGGAGGGAGTTTTCGCCATCCACCAGACTGAACAGACGAATGTGTGGACAGAGACATATCAGGAAGGGAAGGACTTAAAACCGGAGTCTGTGCCTGGGACCTAGTGGGAGAATCTGGTCtagaagatggagaaagagattCAAATGAAGCAGACTCCTCCAGTTTTCTCCTTAGGGTTGGGCTTGGAGCTTCTTTGATGAAAGTTGACTGGCGTACTAATACCGGTCTCTCTGACCTATCAGATTCACTTCCACTTGACTTCGTTGAAGACATTCTAGAAAGTTCCACCTTTTTACTGGCTCCATTGCTATTATTTATCTGATTTAGTCCTTTGGAGGCAGACTCACTTCTTGGGATACTACTGCCATTCTTGGATAAACCCGTTTGTTTGGTAAGATTCTGTTGGCTCATCTGTCTGCCTGGAGATGTATAAGACATCTTCCCAGAACCTGAGGACTTAGTCGAAGCAGTACTAGGGGATGAAGTCCTTGGCAACTGAGATAATTTGTTGGGAGGACTTATTCCATTTCTACCAGGAGAAATTGAGTTTCGCCCTGGAGACTGCATAGGTCTACTTAATGGTTGTTGGGCAGGTCTTGAAGGAGTGGAATCTCTAGATCCTGATCTAGAAGGCCCTTTATTTGCGACAGCTGGTTGGGATGTCGGCCTGGTTACAGGGCTTAATTCTGACTTCACTGATGGCTTGGCTCCTCTAGGAGAGGTGGTGGCTGTCTGACCTTCGCTAGGGCTTTTGGAAGCTGGAGTCTTAAGAGGTGGGCCTTTCTTAGAAACTGGACTTGTACTTGAAGAGCTATTTCGAACTCCTGGAATATGAATCATTGTCCTGCCTCGAGAGATGGAAGGCATGTTTGCTTGAAGGGACTGTTTCATTTGGTTTGAAATCTCCGAATTAGATCGCACTTTTCCAGTAAGTAaacttttataaacttttttccctcctttgattcctttattttcagattctatCTTTTTAGTTTCCAATGTGCTCTTCTCCCCAGGTTTTAGAATTCGTGGGCCCTTATTACTTGTAAAGGGTTTTTCCTCTTGATCAGGTGTAAGATGAAATGGTGATCCCAGAGAGATTCCTGATTTCAGTGAAAGGATGGAATCTGAGTCAGATGAAGCTTGTCTAGATAaacaggcagcagcagcagcttgaTGTAAACTACTTACTATGGAATTTGCACCTTCCTGAATAGCTTTCCAATCAAAATTTTCTGAATCTGGGGATAAACCATGTTCTGAATCTGGTCTCTGTATATCTTTCAAATCGAGTGTCAAATCTTCTGCTAATATGCCACTCATATTTCTGGGGCTATGCTTTTCATTATCACCCTTGAGTCTTGAAGGCTTTTTCTTCTTTGGCATTGCAGAACTTATACATTCTTGCAACAGGTCGTCTTCAGAATCAATACTAAGAGAACTGAGAGAACTGTTtcttgagaaacaaacaggggtATCTTCAACGTGAAATGATTTAGGAGCGTAACCTGATGCCTGAGGTTTACTTGGTTCTCCCTGTGAGTTAGGGGGCTCTGTCTTTTTGATAGgttcattttctttgttattgttgttttcttgATCAATGTCACTAAGGGAACTTAGAGAGGAGTTTCGAGAAAAGCACACTGGTGTGTTTTCAATAGCAAAGTTTTGTAATTTTTCGTCAGTTGCTGCCCCTCTGTCTGGTACGTCTTTGGATGACTGTGGAAAAGTGGACTGCTTCTGCAGCAAGGGTTTAGACTGACCTCGATTTATTGGATGTTTTGTAACAGCCTGTGTCTTATTAGCTGACTGTTGATTAGTGGTTAGTTCTGTGTGGCTGGTAACTTTAGCTTCtgattccttattttctttcccctttcttaaTTCAGCCTTTTCTCTGGAAAggtcaacatcatcatcatcaaaatcTAGAGAACTCAAAGAATCATTtcgtgaaaaacagtatggagttcctTCAATGGGTGTGTAGTGATGAGGTGAATCAAAAGTAAAACTTCCTCTGACTCGATCTTCGTTATTTGGTAGCTTATCATTGAAGTCCTTGGAACTATTTTTcaagttctgtttctttgaatCTTTGTTGTCTGAGAAAGTTCTTTcagcatttaaattattttttgagtcTGCATTTTTTCTTACACGTGTCCTATACTCAGTATTTTGTGGTATAGGTTTTACTGGTGAAGtaggtttctttttcttaccatCTAATTGATTTTTGTTAGTTCCAGATGAAGACATAGATGCTTGCTGGACTTGGTCCATTATCTTTTTTACACGGAAAGGTTTGTGACTTTTTCCTTTGGGCATAGCAGAATTAATGCATTCTGCAAGAATATCACCTTCTTCTGTTTTACTATCATCCAGTTCAGATATTGTTACAGATGGGGTTTTTCCTCTTTGAGCCTCATCTGTACTTCTGCCTTCTGTAGGAATGGTATCTCGTTTTTCGAAGTCACTTGACTGTGGCCCTGTTCTAACCCCTTCCCCAGCAGCTAACTCATTTGGAGGAGATTCTATCGTTAGGTCACTTAAAGACGTAGCTGTAGAAAAGTTTATAGGTGTCCCTTCTACACAATATACCCGCGGCATATCATCTCCTGGTGTAAAACTAACATGCTTTTGTGCTTGTAACCTGTTTTGTGATGGAAGAAGTTTGTACACAGGAAGTTGACTTGGTTTCCTTGCCACAGGGGGAGGTAATTTTGAAGCAGTCTGGGCTGGTTTTTTGGCTTTGCGTGAAGATTTTGTTGGCATGGCAGAAATAATACATTCTTCTAGTATTTCAATATCATCATCATCTGAGTCATCTAACAGGTCTTTTTCGGAGTCGATAGGTTTTTCCGTCTCTTTTTCCtggttttcatttgcttcttcAGGCTGCTCAGATTCAGTTTCATTCCCATTGTCATTTTCCTGAACTGGAGGCATTATTCTTAATTCCACATCTTTCTGTATAAATGGCTCATCGAGGCTCAGAGCACTCAGGCTAGAGGAACAAGAAAATCCATCTGGAGTACTTTCTGTGGCAAAATGTAACAGAGTGTCAGCATCTGGAAGAACCTGGACTCTCTGTACCGCAGCATTTACAGCAGCTTGCTTAGGTCCACTCTCCCTCTTTTCCACAGCAGGGGCTTTGTTTTTAGGCACCTCTCGCTTGGTTTGAACTGTCTGAGGCGGAGGGGGAGGGGTCTTACTTCTGCTTGGTGGCATGGTTTGTCCAGGGCTATCTGGAAGGTCACTGGGGCTTATAATGCCACTTACCATTCCACTGCAGGGTTCACTCTGAACAGAGCTGGCAATTGAACGGCTCTCAAAGCTATCGAGCGAACTCACTGAGGTACATCGGCTAAACATGAGTGGGGTCTCCTGAACATAGTGCTCTGGTGGACTTTTAGGTGTCTGAGCACCACTTTTTGATGGGGATTTGGCCCCTGAGGAAAATTCAACAGCTTTGTGCCTGGTTGATTCTGCAGGTAAACCAGAAGCCTGAAGTCTGCTGGATTTGGTTCGAATATGCTGTGACACTGTTGGAACTTCACTCACAGAATCTTCTGTTGTTCTAGTCccactgttttctttgatttctgctatTTGTAGGGTATTAGCAGAATCTGTTTCCTGGGTTGCCCGATCACATCCTATTTCATCTTCAGCTGATGACAAAGATGATAATGAACTGCAGCGTGAAAAACAAATTGGGGTGTCCTCTACACAGTAAGTCTGTATTGTTTCTTGGTTGATGGAGGGAACTTTGCAGGAGGTGGCTTTGGGGGTCTGACCATTTCTGCTTTGTGCTGAACTTGGGTGGTGCTGATTCTGCCTCTTGGCATTAGATGAGGGTGTGGATGTATTCTCACTGCTTGAAGAGATGTGTTCAGTTTTAGTGCTCTGTCCAGATGAATTCTTTGAGAATGAGAATGGTGGTTTCTGTGAAGAAGGAATGTCTGTGGCATATTTTAAACTATAATCAATAGGCTGATCCACATGATGTTTTTCTTCGTTGTATTTTATGCTATAATTTGTtggtctttcttcttcctcatgcTGCTCTTCCTCGGAGTAGCGTTCACTATAGTTGGTTGGCTTATCATCTTCATAGTCATCTTCCTGACACAAAGACTGGTTTACATTTTGATTAATTCCATGATTCGAACCTACTCGATTTGTTTCTGAACCACTGGCTCCTCTTGACCTATATGGGGAAACACATTCCTGCTGTCCAAAATGTGGCTGGAACTTGAGGTGTTTATCATCAGTGCTCTCGGTATATACGGGGTAAGTTGTGCTTTGACTTCTTGGTTGTCTCTGCtcactttgttttatttcatcttctaTTATATGTTTGGGTCTTGCCCATCTTTCATTCTGTGAAGGGCTTTGCCTTCCGGAGTTCAACTGCTCATCGGAATATTTAAGACTATAATTTATTGGTGTATCTAGTTCTCCGTCATTGTCATCCATGTGATTTGCGCTATGTATTTTATGGGCCAGGTCAGCTGGATATTGACCATAGCTGCAAAATTTACTTTCATCGTCTTCAGAATAGGATTCAATGGAAGGCTTCATCTGACCTCTTTTACCATAACCATCACTACTACTGACACTGTTTAAACTATCATTTGAAGATCTCTTATATTCCAAGCTAGCATAAGGCATAGGACATGTCCTATTTGAACCTTCCGACTTACTGAAGTTGTaagtgtttgcatgtgtgtgggCAGTAGAGCTTCTTCTTAGTGCATTCCTCTCATCTGTCCCACAATGTAACTCGGTGGTAGACCCAGAACTTCTGTCTTCTTGGGAGGTGTGAATGGCTGATACTTCTTCCATGACTTTGGCAATCTGGGCTGCAGTGGTGGAAATCTGCAAACCTCGCTTTGAAGAAGTGCCTGAATTTTCTGTTGCCGGGTGGTAGTTGCCTAGGCTGATTCCTCGTTCTCTCTCCAAACTTCTATCTTTTTCAGAACGAGAACTGTCTAAACTTCCTCTTGAGGAAGAAGAGCTAGGCAACACTGTGGTATTTAAATATGGTGAAAGGACGGTCATATTTCCAGTATTAAAATTGTCTGACCTATTATCATCATGTCGGTTGGTGTCAAAAACATAGTCACTATAAAGACTTTGCTTGTGTCGTTGCTTATTACGATGAGATGCCTTGGGACTTAAATTGTCAATATTGTCAAAAGTTTCTGATAAATGCTGAGCATCTAATTCTGCTTCTAgggctttttgttttctgacatGAAGAGATGGCAAGCTTGAACCAGGAGACATAATATTGGCATCCTTATACTTTGCAGGTCTATTTGCCATGAGATTCCTTAAAGCTGCAGCGCTTCCCATAGCAATCATTTTGTGCTTTGAATGTATGAGGTTTTTGAGCATGCTGACTGCCCCCATGTCCCATAATGCTTCTTGGTCTTTAGGATTTCTTGCTGAGAGATTCCACAAGGTTCCACATGCATTACTGACTATTGTCAAACTGTGAGATTTCAAGTGTTGTAATAAGGTTTGCAGGCAGTTGTTCTCTCTTAGGATTTGcctgaaataaaataagagatcCCAAAATTAAAGTAACAATCTCCTTATTGTAACAACAAATAAACAgttagaaaacaaatttaaatctAAAGATAACTACTAAAACTTATTGATAGGCATAATAAAACTGCCCCAAATTATACTATAAATTTCAAGCatttcaaaattccttttgttCCTACTTCATTTAATGTTTACTGTTTAAAAATACTCATCTGTCAAGACTATAAGAAGTAAAAGTGTTAACTTTAATCTGTTCTGCATTTCTTATTCTGATCCaatagctgctgctgctgcttcctttcttttttattttttaaaatattttacttatttgacagaaatcacaactaggcagagaggcaggcagagagagaggaggaagcaggctccccgcagagcagagagcccgacgcgggactcaatcccaggaccctgggatcatgacccgagccaaaggcagaggctttaacccactgagccacccaggcgccccatcttttttaaagattttatttatttgacagagagaaaggacaagcagggggagcagcaggctctctgctctgcagagaagatgtggggatcgatccccagactctgggatcatgacctgaggcaaaagcaggcgcttaatggactgaaccacccaggtgcccctgacccccccaggtgcccctgaccccatagcttttaaaatttcccttggggtacctgggtggctccgtaagttgaacatccaactcttgatttcagctcaggtcatgatctcaaggtcttgagatagagcctgtgtcaggctccccactcagtggggagtctgctcgaggattcttcctctctctccctttcccctccccctccactcatATGCTCTCTTTAATTCCTGAGCAGAAACACTTGCTTTATCTACATGATGACAGAGTTCCTCAATGAATGTATTATAAAATCTTATCCTGAATAGGGACTTTGTGGTAACTTAATCTATAGATGGGTTCCACAATGTTAACTACAAGAAATCTTGGAAGAGGTAGAAAAATCGATCAATCAATCTTTACAGGGAGCACACTGTAAGCGCCTAGACTGGCAAAGTGACTTTTTAGAATAACCTCTATCCTCCTGGATTGATTTTGTGATAATGCTATCCCCCTTAGAAGTGTGCTCTGTCAAACTGTGTGTGGAGTTATTACTTCTAGTGAAAGGTTTCGAAAATTTAAAGGTTAACTATAAAAACAAAGGTTGAGAGTTATCATAATGAACTTTGAGACTTGAAAGAGCAATGGCTTGTTTAATGCATGGTAAACTTAATTTTAATGATAGCATATTCAACTTTAGAGGTCTTTAAAACTGATTGGCAAGGGTGTACAATGAGCTTTAACGTGACAATCTTCTCTGAGCAGTCCAGCAGACACCTGAGCGCTTACTGAGTTTAAGAGGTCTTCTTTGCATAGCAGAGAGGACTCTAAGGCTTGTTTGTGCATCAAAAACCTAAAGAGAAGATGTTCACATTCTTTACAAGTTCTGTTACTAGAAGTACCTTATGGGGTTTCTGAAAACGAGAAGCAATActggataaaaaattaaaaaatatgctgTGAAAGGacgcatatgtatatattttttgagagttggggagggaagggaaaaagaaagaatcctaagcaggctccacacccatcatGGAATCCCACgaggggctcaacctcatgaccctgacatgatgaactgagccaaaatcaagtcagatgtttaaccaaatgagccacccaggcactccaagataTCCCTATTTTTTGCTGACAAAATACAGAGCCTAAGTTATGAAAATTTGTGCCTTGTAAATGAGATGCTTTCTTAGGTTTCATAGCCCTAGATGAATGGCTGTTGGCTAAATAATATTAAGATTATTGATAATaagacaccattaaaaaaatgtgaaccaTTGGGGGTGTGTGGGTGTCTCGgttcagttaaatgtctgactcttgatttcaactcaggtcatgatctcagggtcctgggagcaaacCCCACCCTCAGCTCCAcacttggcaggaagtctgcttgagagtctcttcttctcacccatccctcccccagctcactctcttaaataaatcttaaaaaaaaaaatgaactactggatTCTCTGGAACATATccatagattttgttttttataaacgTTTCGTTCCCTTATGCCATACTAACACACAATgggattttgttctctgtagtatttgtgtctttaattttacCCCCTTCATATGGGTTATACCTCTTGATCATCATTTGTTTGCCTCTACACATCTTCATACTATAAACTTTTATTAGAATAAATATACTAACAAGTTAGGAATAAATAGTTATCTTTTCACTGTAATCTAATTTAGTTTAGCACTTGCACAATTACACAAAACACTGCTTACAACAGATTCTTTTTGAGGATATGaattctacatgaattcatttaaaagtaatataaaaatgcTGCATTTACCTGTGGTCCTCATTTGTAGCTATCAAGCTGGACACGTTCCGTAGTATCCCACCTCCACTCTCAATAATGGCTAACGTATTTGCCTGGCTTCGGTAAGTGAGAGTGCCGACCAGAAATGCTAGCGCACCGTCTACAGCACATATGTCAGCTTTATTCTCCGTGCAGTGTGCGGACAAGTTCCATAAAGCACTCAATACGCTTTTGAGGGTTGATTCCTATTAAGAAACAGAACATCTAATTAGAGTTGGAATATGTCATCTAATTAGAGTCATCTAATAGAGTTGGAATATGCCTCTTACAATTTCTATGTTTACTTCTACTGAGTAAGTTGTTATTGTCATTACTTATCTCCCCTGCTGCTCACCCCCCAAGGGCAAAGTATGGGCCCTCTCCATTTAGAAGAACTGATAAAATACCAACTGGAACTTAAGTAGTGATATCCCCATAGCACAAGCAGAACACAATACTTAACTAATGACCTTTTTGAACTTTATTCTAAGTGCTTAGAAGTACACACGTATCAAGAGCTCATATAAGAATATGAAACAGAACTGATGTGCATTCTGAAAAGAACACTTGCATGgtaatagaaaccagaaaaaaacaccaccaccaaaccCCTCTGTATGCTGATAGGAAGGCTATCTAAgacatattattaaataaaaggaGCAAGTTGCAGAGCAGGATGTACGAATATTCTGTTTGTATAAAAAGcacacatatatacttatatgtggTTGATTCAAAGGTAACAATATAATTTGTTAAAAAGTAAAGCATACTGAAAAAACCCCAATTTCTTAAAACTCCCAAGGAAACAGGTAATTCCAAAAACTAGAACTTCCTTGGTATATAACATCATAGCAAACTGTAACTGCTGCAAGAACAACACTGAGTATATAATTCGGGATATTTGGTTAAAACTTGCCATAATCCTGATGTTTTTTCTTCCTACTAAAATCAACTAAGGAACAAACATTCATTAAAAATCTACTCTGTGCCTATCACAATTAGAGGCACTCCAGAGGATACCAATATATAAGCTGATAACTGCTACTAGTttgcttaggggaaaaaaagaagcaaaaccatACATGAACAAAGGAAAGATTACTGCTACCTGAATTTaatcaaataaatgaagtatttcaTGGAGGAGAGCAGCTCTGTATAAGATAAGACCTGTATCTTCAGAAAGAAGACAGGTGTTCCTGGCATAGAAGAGGGAATCAGCAAGGGAGGACTGAGGAATagaaagaagacacagaggaGATCCAAGTCCATGCTGGGGAGCAGTGTTAGGTCAGGTGAGatggtaaaaaaagaaaacaaaaacttgaaagtcAGGGCAAACACTCTGGGCCTGACCCAATAAATAGCTAGCCACCATGTTCTCTTCATCAGGAAATTAAGAGAATCTAGGAGCAAATACTATTTATCAGGAGGCAGGGAGATGTGAGAAGGTTAagagctcaatttttttttttaaagattttatttatttatttgacagagagagagatcacaagtaggcagagaggcaggcagagagagagggggaagcgggctccccgctaagcagagagcccaacacggggctcgatcccaggaccctgagatcatgacctgagccaaaggcagcggcttaatccactgagccacccaggtgccccaagagctcAATTTTAATTACACTGTGACTGAGGTAAAGGTGGGATATTTAAAGTATCCCAGGAACAGAGAAAACAGCAACAGTTTAGATGTATAAGTGAGTTCAACTACAGATGGCCCAGAGGTCAGAGGTGAGAGGCAGGTAGGAAAACAGAAGTTGTTCTCTACAAGATTACATGTAGAGGAAAGGGTTTTGATTCAAAGAAGCTTTATAGTTAGACTTAGAGGAAAAATGATTAGAAGTTGTAGGTATAGATGGTAAAAACAAAGGAATTTCAAAAAGGTATGTGATCCAAAAGTATCAAATATAGGTGCAGGTAGAAAAGAAACCCCAGTTAAACTATAAACCTAGATTTTGTTAGAAGCAAAATTAAAAGGAACGGAAGAAGGTATGGCCAGTGAAGAAATGGAGCCAGTGATTTGTTCAGTGTTTTGGTTGCTAGAGGAAAAAGAGCAACACTGCAGGAGTTataagaagcaaaagaaaaggtttgtttgttttcctgattttcaaAACATGGGGCTTCTTATCGAGATAGTTGAAACAAAAAAGCCATCTCTATACTCAGTAGAGAAGATACAGAAGATAGGAGTAACAAACtgatagcttttatttttccccttaagattttctttatttgagagtgagagaatgagagagagagatcaaaagagTGGGGAGAGGttgagggagtagcagactccctgttaagcagagagcccctgatgtgggacttcatcccagaaccctaggatcatgatctgacccaaagcagatccttaaccaacagagtcaccGAGGAACCCGGGGACTAACAACTTTGAGTAAACACCAATGCTTGGGGCAGAGTGGGAGGATGGAAAGGTTCTGTGTGGAAAAGTAGAAGCCTGCTCAATGAAGGTAAAATGAGGCAATGCATGGGAATATGGAAGGTAGTTCTGACTCTCCTGGTCATTAGCAGTAAAGCTGAAACGGAAGAGatgatgaattaaaaaagaatgttcagAATGACTATTGCACTGAAtgtagaaaaagaggaaaaaagtaaattctAACACTGTTAGCCAGAAGCAGAcccaaaatttaaatttctgctgAGCCAGTTTTTCCAAGACTGGgcttacattaaaaatttatagaggaaaaaaaatttataggtGAATTTATGGATGATGATCTATAAAATATTACTCTTCCTTTATAAGAACAGGGTATGCCTTCCCATTTATTATGGTCTTCTTTTGCATTTCTCAGTAGGAGGAGTCTTTTAATTTAGCTTTCTCAGTTTGTAGCAACTATTTGTATAAAGATCTTTGTGGTCCTTGAAAGATAAAGTTATGAACTCTTAGCAACAATACAAGTTCCCataacacatacaaacacattaaatctttttgaaaatatacaCACTTGATGAGGAGTCTTAAAGTGTGGACGCTAATTTTTTGGTataattttattgaggtataattgaagAACAATAAACTGCACATCTTTCAAATGTGCAATATGATCACTTTCCATGTATGAGCaaacccatgaaaccatcactacattaaaaaaacaaacatttatatcATCTCCCCAAGTTTTCTAGTACCCTCTTGTAATCCACTCTCATGTTTTCTGTCATTATAGATTATTGTTTGTAccaacagttcatttttcaaATACCCAAATAGTATTGCAGTGTGGACATCCCATAATTTGTTTACCCAATCACCTGTCGATGGACATTAGAATTACTTCTAGTTTTTGGCTATCAAACAGTATTGCTGTGAACATCTGTGTTTAAGACTTTGCGTTGACAGGAATTTTTCTCTTAGGTAAATACTTAGGATTGGAATGGCTGGATTGTGTGGTtggtatatatttaactttaaaacacTGCCAAATGTTCTTCGAGGTGATATACcatcttacattcccaccagcagtgcatgagaaTTCCAGTTGCTTAACATCCTGGACAACACTTGGTTAATCTTTTACATTTTAACCAATATATgtaatggtatctcactgtagttttaatttgtatttccctcatgactaatgatgctgagtatcttttcaaGTGCTTATGAGCCTTTTACCTATCTTCTTACCTGCAAGAAATACAAGTGTTCTGCTGATTATTTTGAAGGTATTTTTGTGCAGATCCCAAGTATATTTGAACATTATAATTACAACCATTTTTTTAGTTGAATACTtttgtttctcattatttttcagtGGATTTTCTTGGGGTTTCCAGgtataaaataatttcacaaaaatacataaacaaacaaataaaaacaaaaaattctttgccttctctaaaaaggaaattttgaaggaaaaaatgtaGGCTGTAGGTCTAGCGGGACTTGCTGGGTGAAAGGAAGCCCAGATTAGCTAAGAAGACCTGCTTAATCCCTCCCAATTTCAagcttaatgtttttctttttaaattagctTAGTTTCTGAAGTAAATATGCCACCTGGTGCTATTTCcttttgaaaacaaattattaTTTGAGGC
It includes:
- the APC gene encoding adenomatous polyposis coli protein isoform X6, whose translation is MYASLGSGPVGALPASAPPSTLGSWSSGSGSGCVPQERKRSGGVRTSGRGASVWQEVLKQLQGSIEDEAMASSGQIDLLERLKELNLDSSNFPGVKLRSKMSLRSYGSREGSVSSRSGECSPVPMGSFPRRGFVNGSRENTGYLEELEKERSLLLADLDKEEKEKDWYYAQLQNLTKRIDSLPLTENFSLQTDMTRRQLEYEARQIRVAMEEQLGTCQDMEKRAQRRVTRIQQIEKDILRIRQLLQSQATEAERSSQNKHEAGSHEAERQNEGQGVAEINMATSGSGQGSSTRMDHETASVLSSSSTHSAPRRLTSHLGTKIRAYCETCWEWQEAHEQGMDQDKNPMPAPVEHQICPAVCVLMKLSFDEEHRHAMNELGGLQAIAELLQVDCEMYGLTNDHYSITLRRYAGMALTNLTFGDVANKATLCSMKGCMRALVAQLKSESEDLQQVIASVLRNLSWRADVNSKKTLREVGSVKALMECALEVKKESTLKSVLSALWNLSAHCTENKADICAVDGALAFLVGTLTYRSQANTLAIIESGGGILRNVSSLIATNEDHRQILRENNCLQTLLQHLKSHSLTIVSNACGTLWNLSARNPKDQEALWDMGAVSMLKNLIHSKHKMIAMGSAAALRNLMANRPAKYKDANIMSPGSSLPSLHVRKQKALEAELDAQHLSETFDNIDNLSPKASHRNKQRHKQSLYSDYVFDTNRHDDNRSDNFNTGNMTVLSPYLNTTVLPSSSSSRGSLDSSRSEKDRSLERERGISLGNYHPATENSGTSSKRGLQISTTAAQIAKVMEEVSAIHTSQEDRSSGSTTELHCGTDERNALRRSSTAHTHANTYNFSKSEGSNRTCPMPYASLEYKRSSNDSLNSVSSSDGYGKRGQMKPSIESYSEDDESKFCSYGQYPADLAHKIHSANHMDDNDGELDTPINYSLKYSDEQLNSGRQSPSQNERWARPKHIIEDEIKQSEQRQPRSQSTTYPVYTESTDDKHLKFQPHFGQQECVSPYRSRGASGSETNRVGSNHGINQNVNQSLCQEDDYEDDKPTNYSERYSEEEQHEEEERPTNYSIKYNEEKHHVDQPIDYSLKYATDIPSSQKPPFSFSKNSSGQSTKTEHISSSSENTSTPSSNAKRQNQHHPSSAQSRNGQTPKATSCKVPSINQETIQTYCVEDTPICFSRCSSLSSLSSAEDEIGCDRATQETDSANTLQIAEIKENSGTRTTEDSVSEVPTVSQHIRTKSSRLQASGLPAESTRHKAVEFSSGAKSPSKSGAQTPKSPPEHYVQETPLMFSRCTSVSSLDSFESRSIASSVQSEPCSGMVSGIISPSDLPDSPGQTMPPSRSKTPPPPPQTVQTKREVPKNKAPAVEKRESGPKQAAVNAAVQRVQVLPDADTLLHFATESTPDGFSCSSSLSALSLDEPFIQKDVELRIMPPVQENDNGNETESEQPEEANENQEKETEKPIDSEKDLLDDSDDDDIEILEECIISAMPTKSSRKAKKPAQTASKLPPPVARKPSQLPVYKLLPSQNRLQAQKHVSFTPGDDMPRVYCVEGTPINFSTATSLSDLTIESPPNELAAGEGVRTGPQSSDFEKRDTIPTEGRSTDEAQRGKTPSVTISELDDSKTEEGDILAECINSAMPKGKSHKPFRVKKIMDQVQQASMSSSGTNKNQLDGKKKKPTSPVKPIPQNTEYRTRVRKNADSKNNLNAERTFSDNKDSKKQNLKNSSKDFNDKLPNNEDRVRGSFTFDSPHHYTPIEGTPYCFSRNDSLSSLDFDDDDVDLSREKAELRKGKENKESEAKVTSHTELTTNQQSANKTQAVTKHPINRGQSKPLLQKQSTFPQSSKDVPDRGAATDEKLQNFAIENTPVCFSRNSSLSSLSDIDQENNNNKENEPIKKTEPPNSQGEPSKPQASGYAPKSFHVEDTPVCFSRNSSLSSLSIDSEDDLLQECISSAMPKKKKPSRLKGDNEKHSPRNMSGILAEDLTLDLKDIQRPDSEHGLSPDSENFDWKAIQEGANSIVSSLHQAAAAACLSRQASSDSDSILSLKSGISLGSPFHLTPDQEEKPFTSNKGPRILKPGEKSTLETKKIESENKGIKGGKKVYKSLLTGKVRSNSEISNQMKQSLQANMPSISRGRTMIHIPGVRNSSSSTSPVSKKGPPLKTPASKSPSEGQTATTSPRGAKPSVKSELSPVTRPTSQPAVANKGPSRSGSRDSTPSRPAQQPLSRPMQSPGRNSISPGRNGISPPNKLSQLPRTSSPSTASTKSSGSGKMSYTSPGRQMSQQNLTKQTGLSKNGSSIPRSESASKGLNQINNSNGASKKVELSRMSSTKSSGSESDRSERPVLVRQSTFIKEAPSPTLRRKLEESASFESLSPSSRPDSPTRSQAQTPVLSPSLPDMSLSTHSSVQSGGWRKLPPNLSPTIEYNDGRPAKRHDIARSHSESPSRLPINRSGTWKREHSKHSSSLPRVSTWRRTGSSSSILSASSESSEKAKSEDEKHVNSISGTKQTKENQVSTKGTWRKIKESEISPTNSTSQTTSSGAANGAESKTLIYQMAPAVSKTEDVWVRIEDCPINNPRSGRSPTGNTPPVIDTVSEKGNPNAKDAKDNQGKQNVGNGSAPVRTMGLENRLNSFIQVEAPDQKGTEAKPGQSNPVPASETSESSVADRTPFSSSSSSKHSSPSGTVAARVTPFNYNPSPRKSSADSTSARPSQIPTPVNNNTKKRDSKTDSTESSGTQSPKRHSGSYLVTSV